In Nostoc edaphicum CCNP1411, the sequence AAATGTCATAACCATCCATATCTAGCATAAGAACGTTTAGCAAAAGCAAATCAGGGAGAAAAGCAAGCGCTGTATTAATTGCCAATTGTCTCGAAATGACACTTTGCACCTGATAACTTTGGTGCTGAAGGATGTCTGATAAAAAATGTAAATTCTCTAAGTTGCTATCAACTAATAAAATTTTGATTTTTTGAGCATCCATATCAGTTCCTAAGTTAATTTTCAATCAAGACTAATTTGTTGAATCAAACTGAACATAAAATCAGAAAGCAAAACTCTGTTACCAGATTGTAAATAAAATCATCGTTGCTTACCACCATACTTCAGCCCAAGGTGTATGGAAAAGTTGCAGATTAAGTAGAAGAAGTGGTTAATACTGCCAAATCTCTGCGGTGGAAAAATCGGAATAGAAAGATACACGATATAAGGGAACTCCAAGAAATAAATTATCCAATATTGTGGGGTGGGCGTCTCGCCCGCCCGTAGCCAAAGGTGGGTAAGCCTTAACGAGGCTTATAGGGGCCATACCTTGCAGGTGACGCTCCTTCTCTGCGAGACGCTGCGCGAACGTCGCTACCGCTGCGCTAACGCTAAAAGCGTTCTCTCTCGCACGAGTAGCCGTTTCTCTACAAGACAGCGTGTCTCTACTACCTATAGTTTTGCGTAAATCCTGGCTACGTGCAGCGTCACCGTCAAGAGAAAAATCAGCGGCTCTAGCCCTTAGAATAGCCTGGAGCCTTTGAATACAAGTGAATTTAATTAACTTTACATTACGTAATTATAGTTTAATTTCTTATTGCCTACTTACCTTGATATCAACTATTCTCAAACTTTTCACCCTTCTTTTGTTTGATACGGTAAATCCAACCTATGTCTGTACGGTTTACCCGACTGTTTTTAGATTTTGATTTTATTAAATTACTTACTAGAGAGAAGAAACAAAGCAAATAAAGCTCCTCTCTAAACAAAATAGAGGTTCGATGATTGCTTAAATATCTAAAACCTCTAAATACCTCTAAAACTTTGTTTGATTACCCAAAATTGAATTAGAAAGTTAAGGAGAGATTCAGATATGGCACTCATTCGTTGGGAACCATTCCGTGAAATGGAGATTCTGCGTCGTCAAATGGATCAACTTTTCTCTGAGCTTACAGCAGCCGAGCGTGGCAACTCAGATATTTCTTCTCCATCACCTAGAACAGCATGGGTTCCTGCTGTTGAATTATACGACAATGGTTCAGAGTGGCTATTAAGAGTTGAGATTCCAGGCGTAGAAGCTAAAGACTTGGATATTCAAGTCACTCAAGATGCAGTTTCAATTACAGGTGAACATCGTTACGAAAAACATTCCCAATCTAATGCTAAAGTTCATTCTGAATTCCGGTATGGCAACTTCACCAGAGTAATTGCTCTACCAAGCAAAGTTCAGAATCAACAAGTTAAGGCAGACTTGAAAGATGGGATTTTAATTTTGACTTTACCCAAGCTTGAGCAAGAGCAAAGCAAGGTATTCAAAGTGAATTTAGGACAATCTCAAAGTGCTACAGCTTCTATAGAAGCCGGCAACGGTAACACACAACCCAACATTACATCACAGCAAAGTGTTCAAACTGCTTGAGAAGATGTTCTATTTTCTCATTCAATGGTTTCTATATCTCTGCAATAGGTAAATTTAGATATAAACCCCAGCTAAACTCATCTGCTGGGGTTTTTATCGAACAGAATTCAGGAGTCAGGAGTCAGAATTCAGAATGAATTCTGTACGACTGGTGGATGAATAATCGGCGTTTTTGCACCCCCACTAAATTGAAAATTTAGTGGTCTTCAGTCAGTCGCGGGTCTGAATCCCCGACTGATAGCGCAGCGTAAAGCCTGCGGCATGGCTTCGCTTAGAGCGAGTCCGCGAGCGTCTTGATTCTGACTCCTGAATTCTGACTTCTGAATTCTTCTTCAATGCTTTTTTACTCAGTACTGTTTCGGTAAATTCAGGGAGAGGGTGCTATTCCTCTTGTACATCAACCCAGATGCTACCTTCTTCCACACGAATTGGAAACACTGGTAGTGCCTTTGGTTGTGAAACCAACGACAGTACCTTACCTACACCAGGTGGCCAGGAACACCAGTCTTTTACCTCACCAGTCCGCAGGTCAAAAGCACTGCGATGGAAAGAACAAACAATTGCCCCACTTTCATTGATTTTGCCACTTTTCAGAGGCAATTTTAAGTGAGGACAGGTGTTATCTACAGCATAAAGCTGATTTTCGTGATTCAAAAGCAGAATTTTCCGGTTCCCAACTTTCACCACTTCTCGCGCACCTGGGGAAAGTGCTGCGACTGCAAGAACTTTAGTCCAACTCATTAGGTTCTCCTCTCCTAATATATCTGCTTTCAGTTTCCCGCAATAGTGACCAGTGCGATCGCCTTTTAGTACCGGAGAGTCGAGAAGGATCAAGTCAGTAGATCACAAACTTTTCCCAAAAAAGCGATTACTGACGAGATATCAAAACTATAAAATCTTACATTAAATTCTATTTTGACACTGAACAAACTAATTTTTGGGTAAACTAAGGAAAGCACTTACTATCTCGTCATCATAGGGCTTGTAGCTTATCACAGACAATTTTGAGGGATATAAAAAATGATTAAGACAAGTTACGAATTTGACCAGTCTATCCTCCCCACAGGATCTTCATTAAAGACTAATATCCTGCTACGTTTTCGTGCTGATATAGCTGAATCTCCCCGACGTAACCTTAACCTTTCTCTTGTAATTGACCGTTCCGGCTCGATGGCCGGCGCTCCCTTGCATCACGCGCTCAAAGCCGCTGAGTCTGTGGTCGATCAACTTGAGCCAGATGACATTCTCTCAGTGGTTGTTTACGACGATGAAGTGAACAGTGTTGTACCACCCCAAGCTGTGACTGACAAGGCCGCACTGAAAAATTCTATCCGCAAGGTGAGAGCAGGTGGTATTACCAATTTATCAGGGGGATGGCTCAAAGGCTGTGAACACGTAAAGACACGACTTGATCCGCAAAAAATCAACCGTGTTCTCCTGCTTACCGATGGTCACGCCAATATGGGCATTCAAGACCCGAAGGTACTGACAGCGACATCGGGGCAAAAAGCTGAGGAAGGCATTACTACAACTACGTTAGGTTTTGCTCAGGGTTTTAATGAAGACCTGCTGATTGGGATGGCAAGAGCCGCCACGGGCAACTTCTACTTCATTCAAAGCATCGATGAAGCAACTGAAGTGTTTAGTATTGAGCTAGACAGTCTCAGAGCAGTAGTGGGACAGAATCTCAAGGTGACGCTGGAATTAGCTGATGGTGTCAGCCTTGTTGATACCTTAAGTCTTGCTAAAGTTACCCAGAATGACGCTGGTCAAGCTGTTCTCACCTTGGGAGAGCTTTACGAGGGTGAAGACAAACTTCTCGGCTTGAGTTTGGAGATATCAAGCGCTCAAATTGGTAATTTACCAGTAATGAAGTTGCATTACAGCGCCGATGTTGTGCAGAATAACCTGATTCAAAGCGTATCAGGTACAGCCGATATCGTCGCCAAAGTTGGCACCATTGAGGAAGCAGCTTTTGCTTCTACAAGCCATATCATTCTTGAACTGAGTCGCCTCAACATCGCTAAGGCCAAAGAGACAGGACTCAATCTAGCTGAACATGGCAGACATGAGGAAGCTGAACAAATCCTGCGTGCGCTGGTGAAAGATTTGCGGGATAAAGGGTTAAATGAGAATTTTGAAATTGCTGAAGAGATCGATCAGCTTGAGTATTTTGCAGGTCGCATCGCCCAAAAAGCTCTAGGCAATGCCGGACGGAAAGAGATGCGCGATCAGACTTACCAGACGATGACGCGCAATCGCAGCGATTTGGCGGGTCGCGGTGTCACTGCTGGCGATGAAGTGTACGCAATGCCGATTGTGAATGAAGTCGGTTCAGGTGTTGAATTGTACTGCGTTCGTGAAGGCGGTAAACTGCGGGTCAAGGTCATGTCCGAAGGCTACGATTCAACCAAAAACGTCCAATTTCCCCGCGCCATTCGTGCCGAGGGGGCACGCTATGTTGTTGAGGGATTGGAACTCTCAACTGATGCCACTTTCTACCGTGTACGTGGTAATATCACCCGTTTTGCTCAACCAGGTGAAGCAGATATTTTCGTTGCTCCTAGGCGATCGCATCCAACTAACACAGGCAAAGCTTCCAAAGGCCCAGCCAGTGCCGCCGATCTTCCCACAACTGACACTGTAGGGGACAGCATTTTAGTTCAGTGTGTTAAAGATGGCAGTAAGCTACGTGCTAGGGTAGTTTCCGACGGATATGAACCGGATTGGAACATGCGTTTTCCGCGATCGGTTCGCGAGGAAGGTATGCTTTACGTCGTTGATGAAGTCAAAACCGCACCCGATGGCAAGTCTTATATTGCCTGTGGTGAAATTAAGCGATTTGTCCAACCCACTTGAATTGGGACAGAGGGGAGCAAGGGGAGAAGAACCAATACAATACTGAATACTTCTCTACGAGAGGCTGCGCCAAAGGCTTTGCTCATTACAAGTGCCCAATGCCCAATCCCCCATGCCCAATGCCCAATCCCCCATGCCCCATGCCCAATGCCCAATGCCCAATCCCCCATGCCCCATGCCCCATGCCCCATGCCCAATCCTTAAAAGATGCCAAGTAAATATGCCTTAGCCGACTGAGACTGTCAGGATCAGAGAGTAAAGAGTAAAAGGCAATCTATTTTGACTTTTAACTTTCTCCTTTTGTTCAACTTCCACAACGGGAGGTTTAATCTTGACTAAATTGAAAGTTGGTATCAATGGCTTCGGTCGAATTGGGCGACTTGTGCTTCGCGCCGGCATCGATAACCCCAATATCGAGTTTGTGGGCATTAACGATCTAGTACCACCAGATAACCTCGCTTATCTATTAAAGTACGATTCAACCCACGGTAAATTAAAGCACAAGGTTGAAGCTAAGGAAGACGGCATTCTGATTGACGGACATTTCATTCCTTGTGTGTCAGTTAGAAATCCAGCAGAGTTACCTTGGGGAAAATCAGGTGCAGATTATGTCGTGGAAGCGACCGGACTCTTCACCGACTACGAAGGAGCTGCAAACCATCTGAAGGCAGGTGCAAAGCGAGTGGTAATTTCCGCTCCCACCAAAGATCCAGATAGAGTTACTACCCTGTTAATGGGTGTCAATCATCACCTATTTGATCCTGGCAAGGATATCATTGTCTCCAATGCTAGCTGCACTACAAACTGCCTAGCTCCCATCGCTAAGGTCATCAATGACAATTTTGGGTTGACTGAAGGGTTGATGACCACAGTTCACGCCATGACTGCCACTCAGCCAACTGTAGACGGGCCCAGCAAGAAAGACTGGCGGGGTGGTCGAGGTGCATCCCAAAATATTATTCCCTCCTCCACAGGCGCAGCAAAAGCCGTGGCACTGGTTTTACCAGAATTGAAGGGCAGGTTAACTGGGATGGCATTACGAGTTCCGACTCCCGATGTCTCTGTAGTTGATTTAACTTTCAAAACTGCCAAAGCCACCAGTTACAAGGAAATCTGTGCTGCCATGAAGGAGGCTGCCGCAGGTTCACTAGCCGGTATTTTGGGTTACACAGACGAAGAAGTAGTTTCCACAGATTTTCAAGGAGATACCCATTCCAGTATCTTCGATGCAGGTGCTGGGATTGAGTTGAACTCCAACTTCTTCAAGGTAATTGCCTGGTATGACAACGAGTGGGGCTACTCGAATCGCGTGATTGACCTAATGTTGTCTATGTCACAGAAGGAAAAACTCGCACCGACAGCGGCTGTGGTTTGATTAGGAATTGGGAATTGGGCATGGGGCATTGGGCATGGGGCATTAGTAATTAAGTTTCTTCCCCAATCTCTAATCCCCAGTACCCAGTACCCAATTTGGGATTTGGGTCAAATGGTAAATACTCTGAAAA encodes:
- a CDS encoding Hsp20/alpha crystallin family protein gives rise to the protein MALIRWEPFREMEILRRQMDQLFSELTAAERGNSDISSPSPRTAWVPAVELYDNGSEWLLRVEIPGVEAKDLDIQVTQDAVSITGEHRYEKHSQSNAKVHSEFRYGNFTRVIALPSKVQNQQVKADLKDGILILTLPKLEQEQSKVFKVNLGQSQSATASIEAGNGNTQPNITSQQSVQTA
- a CDS encoding Rieske (2Fe-2S) protein gives rise to the protein MSWTKVLAVAALSPGAREVVKVGNRKILLLNHENQLYAVDNTCPHLKLPLKSGKINESGAIVCSFHRSAFDLRTGEVKDWCSWPPGVGKVLSLVSQPKALPVFPIRVEEGSIWVDVQEE
- a CDS encoding vWA domain-containing protein, which gives rise to MIKTSYEFDQSILPTGSSLKTNILLRFRADIAESPRRNLNLSLVIDRSGSMAGAPLHHALKAAESVVDQLEPDDILSVVVYDDEVNSVVPPQAVTDKAALKNSIRKVRAGGITNLSGGWLKGCEHVKTRLDPQKINRVLLLTDGHANMGIQDPKVLTATSGQKAEEGITTTTLGFAQGFNEDLLIGMARAATGNFYFIQSIDEATEVFSIELDSLRAVVGQNLKVTLELADGVSLVDTLSLAKVTQNDAGQAVLTLGELYEGEDKLLGLSLEISSAQIGNLPVMKLHYSADVVQNNLIQSVSGTADIVAKVGTIEEAAFASTSHIILELSRLNIAKAKETGLNLAEHGRHEEAEQILRALVKDLRDKGLNENFEIAEEIDQLEYFAGRIAQKALGNAGRKEMRDQTYQTMTRNRSDLAGRGVTAGDEVYAMPIVNEVGSGVELYCVREGGKLRVKVMSEGYDSTKNVQFPRAIRAEGARYVVEGLELSTDATFYRVRGNITRFAQPGEADIFVAPRRSHPTNTGKASKGPASAADLPTTDTVGDSILVQCVKDGSKLRARVVSDGYEPDWNMRFPRSVREEGMLYVVDEVKTAPDGKSYIACGEIKRFVQPT
- the gap gene encoding type I glyceraldehyde-3-phosphate dehydrogenase → MTKLKVGINGFGRIGRLVLRAGIDNPNIEFVGINDLVPPDNLAYLLKYDSTHGKLKHKVEAKEDGILIDGHFIPCVSVRNPAELPWGKSGADYVVEATGLFTDYEGAANHLKAGAKRVVISAPTKDPDRVTTLLMGVNHHLFDPGKDIIVSNASCTTNCLAPIAKVINDNFGLTEGLMTTVHAMTATQPTVDGPSKKDWRGGRGASQNIIPSSTGAAKAVALVLPELKGRLTGMALRVPTPDVSVVDLTFKTAKATSYKEICAAMKEAAAGSLAGILGYTDEEVVSTDFQGDTHSSIFDAGAGIELNSNFFKVIAWYDNEWGYSNRVIDLMLSMSQKEKLAPTAAVV